In one window of Eleutherodactylus coqui strain aEleCoq1 chromosome 10, aEleCoq1.hap1, whole genome shotgun sequence DNA:
- the LOC136580953 gene encoding DNA-directed RNA polymerases I and III subunit RPAC2-like: MAAGAERKPVLEMVQANGSDDSCVTFVLHEEDHTLGNALRYMIMKNPEVDFCGYSITHPSESKINFRIQARNGLPAVEPFRKGLNELIDVCQHVLNTFEASMKRYNDEKETAME; this comes from the exons ATGGCTGCTGGAGCGGAGAGGAAGCCGGTGCTGGAGATG GTCCAGGCGAACGGCTCGGATGACTCCTGCGTGACGTTcgtactgcatgaagaagaccaCACGCTGGGGAACGCTCTGCGCTACATGATCATGAAGAA CCCGGAGGTCGATTTCTGTGGATACAGCATCACGCATCCGTCTGAAAGCAAAATCAATTTCCGCATCCAGGCACGAA ATGGATTGCCAGCAGTAGAGCCTTTCCGAAAAGGCCTTAATGAGCTGATTGACGTCTGCCAGCATGTCCTCAACACATTTGAG GCCAGTATGAAACGATATAATGACGAAAAGGAGACTGCGATGGAGTGA
- the LOC136580954 gene encoding endothelin receptor type B-like produces the protein MPPGIVAIWILCLLVGVSSQYSPTASSLEEISELSQTIDQEPASHIVQMDTNLPNDTGNVSKENYGRMPPRQPPPCLSRFKIKYAFKYVTTILSCVIFLVGIIGNSTLLRIIYKNKCMRNGPNVLIASLALGDLFYILIAIPINIYKLLAENWPFGVYMCKLFPFIQKASVGVTVLSLCALSIDRYRAVASWNRIQGIGIPVWKAIELTLIWAVAITLAVPEAIAFDLVKLEFKEQTILVCMLPLEQSSRFMVFYQEVKVWWLFGFYFCLPLACTGIFYTLMSCEMLSMKNGMRIALNDHMKQRREVAKTVFCLVVIFALCWLPLHVSSILKKTVYDGTDPHRCELLSFFLVVNYIGINMASLNSCINPVALYFVSRKFKNCFRSCLCCWCHRPSLAITPMDEKGSGGKWKANGHDLVLDRSSSRLTNKYSSS, from the exons ATGCCTCCTGGTATAGTTGCCATTTGGATCCTATGCCTACTTGTGGGTGTTTCCAGTCAGTATTCACCAACAGCGTCGTCTCTTGAAGAAATTTCTGAGCTGTCACAGACAATAGACCAAGAGCCAGCCTCCCACATTGTGCAGATGGATACAAATCTACCGAATGATACCGGCAATGTCTCCAAAGAAAACTATGGAAGAATGCCCCCTCGTCAACCACCTCCTTGTCTATCCCGCTTCAAGATCAAGTATGCCTTTAAATATGTCACAACAATACTGTCCTGCGTCATTTTCCTGGTGGGAATTATAGGAAATTCCACACTTTTAAGAATCATATACAAAAATAAGTGTATGAGGAATGGACCCAACGTTCTCATCGCCAGCCTGGCACTGGGTGACCTGTTCTACATCCTCATTGCTATTCCCATCAATATTTACAAG CTGCTAGCAGAGAACTGGCCCTTCGGAGTTTATATGTGCAAGCTGTTCCCCTTCATCCAGAAGGCATCAGTtggggtcacagtgctcagcctttGTGCGCTCAGCATAGACAG ATATAGAGCAGTGGCCTCCTGGAACCGAATTCAGGGCATTGGGATTCCAGTGTGGAAGGCCATAGAGCTGACGCTGATCTGGGCGGTAGCCATCACTTTGGCAGTTCCAGAAGCCATTGCCTTTGACTTGGTCAAGTTGGAGTTTAAGGAGCAAACCATTCTGGTGTGCATGTTGCCACTGGAGCAGTCGTCAAGGTTCATGGTG TTCTATCAAGAAGTGAAGGTCTGGTGGTTGTTTGGTTTCTACTTTTGCTTACCCTTGGCCTGTACTGGAATCTTCTACACCTTGATGTCCTGTGAGATGCTAAGCATGAAAAACGGGATGAGGATTGCACTTAATGATCACATGAAGCAG aGGAGGGAAGTGGCTAAGACCGTGTTCTGTCTGGTGGTGATTTTTGCTCTGTGTTGGTTGCCTCTTCATGTAAGCAGCATACTGAAGAAAACTGTATATGACGGAACTGATCCCCATAGGTGTGAGCTGCTCAG CTTTTTCTTGGTCGTAAATTACATTGGGATCAATATGGCCTCCCTGAATTCCTGCATTAACCCCGTCGCACTCTACTTTGTCAGCCGAAAATTCAAAAACTGTTTCCGG TCGTGCCTTTGCTGCTGGTGCCACAGGCCAAGTCTAGCAATCACACCTATGGATGAGAAAGGTTCAGGAGGAAAGTGGAAAGCCAATGGCCATGACCTGGTCCTGGATCGAAGTAGTTCTCgccttacaaacaaatacagctCTTCTTGA